A single window of Eucalyptus grandis isolate ANBG69807.140 chromosome 1, ASM1654582v1, whole genome shotgun sequence DNA harbors:
- the LOC104435882 gene encoding TORTIFOLIA1-like protein 2 isoform X1 — MKNQSSVRGRGSGRATPQQVVFELKQKVVLALNKVADRDTHQIGVEELEKAAESLNSDTIAPFLSCILDTDSEQKCAIRRECIRLIGTLVKSHEGLIGPYLVKMVSSLVKRLKDSDSGVRDACVQTMGVLASSLTNHPGERGQIFITLVRPLFESLGEQNKQVQSGSALCLARVIDCTGDPPVSILQRILTRTAKLLRNPHFMAKAAVIELNRSIIQAGGAATANGLSAALTSIQEALKSSDWATRKAASLALAEIASSGGCYLGTFKASCVQSLEACRFDKVKPVRDTVLQALHCWKNIPGQDHPEPSECGSSVKGNNYGGDLSDLTSASESGRVAILKSVGRDLMKKRIGLSARKACQNFVEKQEHPKPEDWNVEIAVPRNTKMSVKHCEEHEPEGSFVTNGAERISADVTSMQDDVYDYGIIDDQQECSSVSNLGADSFKTKIMTVSKGYIDESSHDFRGTSHQHVTEEVSSEGHMYPFTVQDRRSLDSTVTESSYPAMFGCCQKAANEMISIRKQLLAIEKKQSNLLDMLQVFTTSTSESLSLIKSKVIALELAVGRISQDYIHEDGYASMGGSKCMRKDESIDSPRLSLCTPRTSVDMQQKRPSIMTRRKSEFGDNNSLDRNWSKSANLKQDADVWMASSTRSSRSHLGKDCHKFSVQGAQSIVSVQRKGDSGANARHNGPTKNSVWKHIRDFLREGDLESAYAEALILGDEHVLNELVNATGPVLDSLSQKTASDLLCTLASFFMEQRSVGPIVPWLQQVVDLSTIHGPTYFILSMKAKEEVMSATHEVVKMEFSSSAERRSANQMAVKLHHLLGTGS; from the exons ATGAAGAACCAGTCGTCCGTAAGAGGGAGAGGGTCTGGTAGGGCGACTCCTCAACAGGTTGTCTTCGAGCTGAAGCAGAAGGTGGTTCTCGCCCTCAACAAGGTCGCCGACAGAGATACGCATCAAATTGGAGTCGAGGAATTGGAGAAGGCAGCTGAGAGCTTGAATTCCGACACTATAGCCCCGTTCCTCTCCTGCATACTCGACACTGATTCCGAACAGAAATGTGCTATCAGAAGGGAATGTATTCGGCTGATAGGGACATTGGTAAAATCTCACGAGGGTCTCATCGGCCCGTATCTTGTTAAGATGGTCTCTAGCCTTGTCAAACGGCTCAAGGACTCAGACTCGGGTGTGAGGGATGCTTGTGTGCAGACGATGGGCGTTTTGGCTTCGTCCTTAACTAACCACCCTGGCGAGAGAGGCCAGATTTTTATCACGTTGGTGAGGCCGCTTTTTGAATCCTTGGGCGAGCAGAATAAGCAGGTGCAGTCGGGTTCGGCATTGTGTTTGGCAAGGGTCATTGACTGTACCGGTGACCCTCCGGTATCAATTCTACAGCGCATCTTGACTCGAACAGCGAAGTTACTCAGGAATCCACATTTCATGGCCAAAGCAGCAGTCATTGAGCTAAATAGAAGTATCATTCAG GCAGGTGGTGCTGCAACGGCGAATGGTTTGTCTGCTGCACTAACTAGTATTCAAGAAGCATTAAAAAGCAGCGATTGGGCTACGCGTAAAGCTGCTTCTTTAGCATTAGCAGAAATTGCTTCGAGTGGTGGATGTTACTTGGGAACTTTTAAGGCGTCCTGTGTACAGTCCCTCGAAGCATGTCGTTTTGATAAG gttaaacCAGTGAGGGACACAGTTTTGCAAGCATTACATTGCTGGAAAAATATTCCTGGTCAGGATCATCCTGAACCATCAGAGTGTGGATCTTCTGTTAAAG GAAACAATTACGGCGGTGACTTAAGTGATTTGACTAGTGCAAGTGAATCCGGGCGGGTGGCCATCTTAAAAAGTGTGGGTCGAGATTTAATGAAGAAGAGGATTGGGTTAAGCGCTAGAAAAGCATGTCAAAATTTTGTGGAGAAGCAAGAACATCCAAAACCGGAGGATTGGAATGTAGAAATTGCGGTTCCAAGAAACACAAAGATGTCTGTCAAACATTGTGAAGAACATGAACCTGAAGGTAGTTTTGTTACCAATGGAGCAGAGAGAATAAGTGCCGACGTCACGAGCATGCAAGATGATGTTTATGATTATGGTATCATAGATGACCAACAGGAGTGCTCCTCTGTTTCCAATCTTGGTGCTGATAGTTTCAAGACCAAGATCATGACTGTTTCTAAAGGCTATATTGATGAGAGTTCTCATGATTTCCGTGGAACCAGTCATCAGCATGTCACCGAAGAAGTTAGCAGCGAGGGACACATGTATCCATTTACAGTGCAGGATCGCAGAAGTCTTGATTCTACGGTGACAGAATCCAGCTATCCAGCCATGTTTGGATGTTGTCAGAAAGCAGCAAATGAAATGATTTCCATTCGCAAACAGCTTTTGGCGATAGAGAAAAAACAGTCAAATTTGTTGGATATGTTGCAG GTGTTCACCACCAGCACGAGTGAAAGCTTGTCTCTCATAAAGTCAAAAGTGATTGCTTTAGAGCTTGCTGTTGGAAGAATATCGCAGGACTATATTCATGAGGATGGATATGCTTCTATGGGAGGCTCCAAATGTATGAGAAAAGATGAAAGTATTGATTCCCCAAGACTTTCTCTATGTACCCCCCGGACATCAGTGGATATGCAACAAAAACGGCCTTCCATTATGACCCGGAGGAAGAGTGAATTTGGGGATAACAATTCACTTGATAGGAACTGGAGCAAATCAGCAAATTTAAAGCAAGATGCGGATGTGTGGATGGCTTCCAGTACGAGGTCGTCCAGGAGTCATTTGGGTAAGGATTGTCATAAATTCTCAGTGCAGGGAGCACAAAGCATCGTTAGTGTTCAAAGAAAAGGAGATTCAGGTGCAAATGCTAGACATAATGGTCCCACTAAGAATAGTGTGTGGAAGCATATCAGGGATTTTCTCCGTGAAGGTGACCTCGAATCTGCATATGCTGAAGCTCTGATATTAGGTGATGAGCATGTTCTGAATGAGCTTGTCAACGCAACTGGTCCTGTTCTGGATAGTTTATCACAGAAAACTGCTAGTGACCTTCTTTGTACTCTGGCTTCATTCTTCATGGAGCAAAGGTCTGTGGGCCCCATTGTTCCATGGTTGCAGCAG GTAGTGGATTTGAGCACCATCCATGGGCCCACTTACTTCATTCTCTCCATGAAAGCAAAGGAAGAAGTCATGTCTGCTACTCATGAAGTTGTTAAAATGGAGTTCTCTAGTAGTGCAGAAAGAAGATCTGCTAATCAAATGGCTGTGAAATTGCACCACTTATTGG
- the LOC104435882 gene encoding TORTIFOLIA1-like protein 2 isoform X2 codes for MKNQSSVRGRGSGRATPQQVVFELKQKVVLALNKVADRDTHQIGVEELEKAAESLNSDTIAPFLSCILDTDSEQKCAIRRECIRLIGTLVKSHEGLIGPYLVKMVSSLVKRLKDSDSGVRDACVQTMGVLASSLTNHPGERGQIFITLVRPLFESLGEQNKQVQSGSALCLARVIDCTGDPPVSILQRILTRTAKLLRNPHFMAKAAVIELNRSIIQAGGAATANGLSAALTSIQEALKSSDWATRKAASLALAEIASSGGCYLGTFKASCVQSLEACRFDKVKPVRDTVLQALHCWKNIPGQDHPEPSECGSSVKGNNYGGDLSDLTSASESGRVAILKSVGRDLMKKRIGLSARKACQNFVEKQEHPKPEDWNVEIAVPRNTKMSVKHCEEHEPEGSFVTNGAERISADVTSMQDDVYDYGIIDDQQECSSVSNLGADSFKTKIMTVSKGYIDESSHDFRGTSHQHVTEEVSSEGHMYPFTVQDRRSLDSTVTESSYPAMFGCCQKAANEMISIRKQLLAIEKKQSNLLDMLQVFTTSTSESLSLIKSKVIALELAVGRISQDYIHEDGYASMGGSKCMRKDESIDSPRLSLCTPRTSVDMQQKRPSIMTRRKSEFGDNNSLDRNWSKSANLKQDADVWMASSTRSSRSHLGKDCHKFSVQGAQSIVSVQRKGDSGANARHNGPTKNSVWKHIRDFLREGDLESAYAEALILGDEHVLNELVNATGPVLDSLSQKTASDLLCTLASFFMEQRSVGPIVPWLQQVVDLSTIHGPTYFILSMKAKEEVMSATHEVVKMEFSSSAERRSANQMAVKLHHLLGG; via the exons ATGAAGAACCAGTCGTCCGTAAGAGGGAGAGGGTCTGGTAGGGCGACTCCTCAACAGGTTGTCTTCGAGCTGAAGCAGAAGGTGGTTCTCGCCCTCAACAAGGTCGCCGACAGAGATACGCATCAAATTGGAGTCGAGGAATTGGAGAAGGCAGCTGAGAGCTTGAATTCCGACACTATAGCCCCGTTCCTCTCCTGCATACTCGACACTGATTCCGAACAGAAATGTGCTATCAGAAGGGAATGTATTCGGCTGATAGGGACATTGGTAAAATCTCACGAGGGTCTCATCGGCCCGTATCTTGTTAAGATGGTCTCTAGCCTTGTCAAACGGCTCAAGGACTCAGACTCGGGTGTGAGGGATGCTTGTGTGCAGACGATGGGCGTTTTGGCTTCGTCCTTAACTAACCACCCTGGCGAGAGAGGCCAGATTTTTATCACGTTGGTGAGGCCGCTTTTTGAATCCTTGGGCGAGCAGAATAAGCAGGTGCAGTCGGGTTCGGCATTGTGTTTGGCAAGGGTCATTGACTGTACCGGTGACCCTCCGGTATCAATTCTACAGCGCATCTTGACTCGAACAGCGAAGTTACTCAGGAATCCACATTTCATGGCCAAAGCAGCAGTCATTGAGCTAAATAGAAGTATCATTCAG GCAGGTGGTGCTGCAACGGCGAATGGTTTGTCTGCTGCACTAACTAGTATTCAAGAAGCATTAAAAAGCAGCGATTGGGCTACGCGTAAAGCTGCTTCTTTAGCATTAGCAGAAATTGCTTCGAGTGGTGGATGTTACTTGGGAACTTTTAAGGCGTCCTGTGTACAGTCCCTCGAAGCATGTCGTTTTGATAAG gttaaacCAGTGAGGGACACAGTTTTGCAAGCATTACATTGCTGGAAAAATATTCCTGGTCAGGATCATCCTGAACCATCAGAGTGTGGATCTTCTGTTAAAG GAAACAATTACGGCGGTGACTTAAGTGATTTGACTAGTGCAAGTGAATCCGGGCGGGTGGCCATCTTAAAAAGTGTGGGTCGAGATTTAATGAAGAAGAGGATTGGGTTAAGCGCTAGAAAAGCATGTCAAAATTTTGTGGAGAAGCAAGAACATCCAAAACCGGAGGATTGGAATGTAGAAATTGCGGTTCCAAGAAACACAAAGATGTCTGTCAAACATTGTGAAGAACATGAACCTGAAGGTAGTTTTGTTACCAATGGAGCAGAGAGAATAAGTGCCGACGTCACGAGCATGCAAGATGATGTTTATGATTATGGTATCATAGATGACCAACAGGAGTGCTCCTCTGTTTCCAATCTTGGTGCTGATAGTTTCAAGACCAAGATCATGACTGTTTCTAAAGGCTATATTGATGAGAGTTCTCATGATTTCCGTGGAACCAGTCATCAGCATGTCACCGAAGAAGTTAGCAGCGAGGGACACATGTATCCATTTACAGTGCAGGATCGCAGAAGTCTTGATTCTACGGTGACAGAATCCAGCTATCCAGCCATGTTTGGATGTTGTCAGAAAGCAGCAAATGAAATGATTTCCATTCGCAAACAGCTTTTGGCGATAGAGAAAAAACAGTCAAATTTGTTGGATATGTTGCAG GTGTTCACCACCAGCACGAGTGAAAGCTTGTCTCTCATAAAGTCAAAAGTGATTGCTTTAGAGCTTGCTGTTGGAAGAATATCGCAGGACTATATTCATGAGGATGGATATGCTTCTATGGGAGGCTCCAAATGTATGAGAAAAGATGAAAGTATTGATTCCCCAAGACTTTCTCTATGTACCCCCCGGACATCAGTGGATATGCAACAAAAACGGCCTTCCATTATGACCCGGAGGAAGAGTGAATTTGGGGATAACAATTCACTTGATAGGAACTGGAGCAAATCAGCAAATTTAAAGCAAGATGCGGATGTGTGGATGGCTTCCAGTACGAGGTCGTCCAGGAGTCATTTGGGTAAGGATTGTCATAAATTCTCAGTGCAGGGAGCACAAAGCATCGTTAGTGTTCAAAGAAAAGGAGATTCAGGTGCAAATGCTAGACATAATGGTCCCACTAAGAATAGTGTGTGGAAGCATATCAGGGATTTTCTCCGTGAAGGTGACCTCGAATCTGCATATGCTGAAGCTCTGATATTAGGTGATGAGCATGTTCTGAATGAGCTTGTCAACGCAACTGGTCCTGTTCTGGATAGTTTATCACAGAAAACTGCTAGTGACCTTCTTTGTACTCTGGCTTCATTCTTCATGGAGCAAAGGTCTGTGGGCCCCATTGTTCCATGGTTGCAGCAG GTAGTGGATTTGAGCACCATCCATGGGCCCACTTACTTCATTCTCTCCATGAAAGCAAAGGAAGAAGTCATGTCTGCTACTCATGAAGTTGTTAAAATGGAGTTCTCTAGTAGTGCAGAAAGAAGATCTGCTAATCAAATGGCTGTGAAATTGCACCACTTATTGG